ATCGTAAGCAAAATCTGGCCCGCCGCTAGTAGTGGCTTTGTAACGAGAAATAGCTTGCAACCAGGAAAAAGGCTTTTGGAGAAAAGCCACTGGTGACATCAAAATAGACGGTATACCCAAATATAGGGGCTGCAACACATTCCCAATCAGTCCCATATCGTGGAATAAGGGCAACCAACCGACAAAAATTGTTTTATCTGTATGTCCGAAACCCATTCTGATGGATCTTTGGTTGCACAACAAATTTCCATGAGCGATCGCAACTCCCTTCGGCATTCCTGTAGAGCCGGAAGTGTATTGGAGAAAAGCTACAGTGTCTCTATCTAGTTTCGGTTTTTGCCAATTTGAACTGAGATTGGTGTCAATGCGATCGCTATTTAACCAGCGCATTGTTGCCAATTCTGGATTTTCGACTAAGTGACTTTCTAGGTTGTCCAACAAGGATTTTGTGGTCAAAACTACCTTGGCTTGGGCATTTTTAACGATCGCCTGTAACCTGAGCAAGTTCATATTGGCTCGTGGTGGATAAGCGGGAACTGCGATCGCACCTGCATATAAACAGCCAAAGAAGGCGGTAATGAATTCTAAACCGGGTGGATATAAGAGTAAAGCGCGATCACCAGGGGATAGTAGAGACTGAAGATGGGTTGCGAGCGATCGGGCTTGGAGGTCTAATTCTCCATAAGTTAGGCTGTTTTCTTCAGTTTCTCCATCTCGGAGAAAGATATAAGCCGTTTTATCCGGCTGATTTTTAGCTCTGTAGCTCAGTAGTTCTATTAAAGTTGAAAAGTTGTCTAGAGGGTTTTGGAGATCAGCCAAACAAATAGTCATAAGCCAATTTCACAGTTTAGATGTATTAATACGGTTCTGTTAGGGCTAAAACTCTTTGTTTTTTTAACGAACCGCAGAGGCGCAGAGGGCACAGAGAGACGGAAAAAATGGTATTAGTGTATGGATTTGGAAACTACAGGCATTTATCGGATGATGCCTAATTCACAATCCAATTTTTGGAAAACGTGAATAAATGTGTCTAAATCTTCTTGTGTATGGGTTGCCATGACACTGATTCGGAGTCTTTGGGCATTGAGGGGAACAGCAGGGTACTCGACGGAATTCACAAAGATGCCTTCTTGGTGAAATCTCCACGCAAGTGTGCGAATTTCGACTTCTGCCGGGATTCTCACTGGTATAATTGCGGAATCGCTGCTGGCTTGGAATCCTGCCTCTTGGAGTTGCTGCAATAAGTAAGTGCTATTGACCCGAAGTTGACTAATCCGCTCTGGCTCTCGCTCGATGATATCCAGACCTGCCAAGACAGCCGCAATCACAGGAGCAGGTAAAGATGCTGAGAACATATAAGACCGAGCAAAGAAGCGTAGATACTCGATTACATCACGACTAGCAGCGATAAACCCGCCTGTAACACCCAATGCTTTACTAAAAGTCCCCATCGTTACATCAATTCGACCTTTAAGACTAAAGTGTTCGTCAGTACCACCGCCCTTTTTACCCATGACACCAGTGCCGTGGGCATCATCCACGACAAGAATAGCCCCATAGCGATCGCAAAGTTCACGAATTGTTAGGAGTGGCGCTAAGTCGCCATCCATCGAATACACACCTTCGACAGCCACATAGATTAATCGTTCCCGTGTTCCCAATTGCTGACATTTAATCAGACGTTGTTCGAGGTCGTTGCAGTCGTTATGCTTGAAGCTAAAAGCACGAACTCTAGAACCCATAGAAACCAGTTTAATGGCATCATACAGGCTGGCATGGCCTAACTCGTCGCAGATCAAAATATCATCATCGCGTAACAGGCCATTAACCCAACCTAACTGTGCTTGAAATCCACTAGCAAAAAGGAGAGCATCTTCAGCACCTTTGAACTCGGCAATACGGGCTTCAAGTTTGCGGTGGAGGCTGCTCATACCATTGAGTAGAGGTGGCCCACCCATACCAACACCAAATTCTTCAATAGCTCGCTTTGCTGCTTCTCGAACATAAGGATGGGTGGTCAATCCAAGATAGTTATTCGATCCGAACATCAGCATCGATCTGATTTCACCAGTGAGCGGATCTTTGATGAGAGTTCGATTTTCAATCGCCCCAACAACCTCACGAGGGAAATAATTCAGCATACAGGCATTGGAACCTATGGAAGCATTTGGCGTATGCAACCAATTAGAACAAGGTTTCACACGTTCAGCTAAGGATGAACCGATTGCTGGGAAAAAATCTTTGAAGGAAAAATTCTCGGCATGGCTGCTAGTATCTGGTGCAGCCCATATATTCTTAACATCTTCTGGGGATTTATTAGTCTGTTTACTTAACATTATGATGAACTCTACCCTACATCTATTTTTCTATTTTTAGCAAAGCAAATTAACCACTCAAGTCTTTTAATTAATAGACCTGATGCGATTACAAATTATGAGTATTCCCTACACACAAGTATCTTACTCTGCGTGAAAGTTTATGAATACAAAGGGATTTTGCGTTTTGTCTAAAATAGTCAATCACAGAGGTTAATAGCGTTTTTCTGATAAAAACTATATCTACCTTTTTAGTAAATTTATTCAGAATAGCCAGCAATTTTTATCTGAATCAAGCTCTATTACTAGCATTTTTATGTTGTCTATATGCTATAGCTTATAAAGCACTTGTCTATCAGAAAAACTACTAAAACTTATCTCACTAAAAACCAGTGTTATTTTGACTTTGAATATGAGCTAGCAAACATCATCAAGTACTTTCCATAGCAATCTTATTTGAAGTGTGAGCATCATAAAAATAGAGATAATTAATCTATTCTCAGTTTTATAAAGCACTTAAGATTACTGTGTAATATTAATTCAACGAGGAGTGCCAATTGGCCAATATTGTACCCAATTTTCCACTTTAAACATTATTTTAACTGGCAGAGAAGGCAGATCATTAATCTGGTATTGTTGTGCAAATTCTCTAACCACACCAATATCTACAGAAACTAAAGCAGTACAATTTGTTTGAGCTAGTAACTTCATTTATTTTTCACAAAGCAGGTAGAGTCTCTACCTATATCTAAACCTTTTTAGATGTGTTGGAAATTTAGATTAAACTTACTTTTTAATCCAAGATTAAAATTATCATTATTTTTTGGGGTTGTCAATCAATAAAACCTAAATAAAATTAGTTAATCAAAATGTTTAGATGGAAATATATAGGTAGATATAGATGCAGAATATGCCTAAATATATAACAAGAACATAATTGGTTTAAATGAATT
This Nostoc sp. KVJ3 DNA region includes the following protein-coding sequences:
- a CDS encoding aminotransferase class I/II-fold pyridoxal phosphate-dependent enzyme gives rise to the protein MLSKQTNKSPEDVKNIWAAPDTSSHAENFSFKDFFPAIGSSLAERVKPCSNWLHTPNASIGSNACMLNYFPREVVGAIENRTLIKDPLTGEIRSMLMFGSNNYLGLTTHPYVREAAKRAIEEFGVGMGGPPLLNGMSSLHRKLEARIAEFKGAEDALLFASGFQAQLGWVNGLLRDDDILICDELGHASLYDAIKLVSMGSRVRAFSFKHNDCNDLEQRLIKCQQLGTRERLIYVAVEGVYSMDGDLAPLLTIRELCDRYGAILVVDDAHGTGVMGKKGGGTDEHFSLKGRIDVTMGTFSKALGVTGGFIAASRDVIEYLRFFARSYMFSASLPAPVIAAVLAGLDIIEREPERISQLRVNSTYLLQQLQEAGFQASSDSAIIPVRIPAEVEIRTLAWRFHQEGIFVNSVEYPAVPLNAQRLRISVMATHTQEDLDTFIHVFQKLDCELGIIR